The nucleotide sequence CATTAGCATCCTCCTCAAGTATAAGAAAGCATATCACGGAAGAAGCTGCAGAGGCAAGGGTAAATTGTTTATTAACGTACTGTGAACCCGTGTTTGCCGAGCTTTTCACCACAAGACCAGTATTCGCCATGCAGGTAGCACAGCGGATCGAGCATTCCAACCAGGATCCGGTCCTTTTCATCGAGGGCTTCTTCAGCGACATGCTCAACTAACACTTCCCCAAGAAAGAGGTCGTGATCGCCGATTTCCTGAATTCCAATCACCCGACATTCGAGATTAATGGGGCATTCGGCGATCAGCGGCGGGCGAACCTTTTGGGCGGGCACAGGGGTAAGACCAAAGGCCGCAAACTTATCGATTTCACGTCCGGAAGTATTGCCGCATCGATCGACTTTCTCTACCATGGCGGCAGTTGGAAGATTAATCACATACTCGCGGGTGGCACTGATGAGTTCGTGTGAGTAGCGTGGTTTGGCGATCGCAATTCCCACAATCACCGGATTTCTGATGCTGATGTTGAATACTTCACCCAGTGTAAGAATATTAGTCCGGCCATCATCACTCACAGAAGTGATTAGCGCCGCCGGTGAAGGATGCACTGGCCGCAGCGGTTGTATAATTCTCTTATTCATAAGCCCCTTCTAATTCACTATATTGCTCGAATTCTACCCGACCTCATCGCTTGACTTTCTTTTACTTAAAGTCCATACTCAGTATGATAATATGAGAATCGTTACTCTAATCCAAATTCTGCTTTTGATAGTTACTTTGATGATAATTGCTTCGGCGTTATCTGTGTTCTACCAGGATAGTCCCAGTATAGGTTTCTTATTGAAATCCCGAGAATTTCAGATTGGGGTACTATTGTTTGTTGCGGTTAGTTTCCGCCTATTTCTAGCGCTAGCGTACAAGTCGGGTTCAGGATAATTTCGAGCGACCCACTCTTTGGAGGCTGCATTAATGAAGGTGATAGTTTTCGGCTGCGGACGGACTGGTTCGACCTTAGCTCTTTTAATGGATAAGGCTGGGCACAACGTCACAATGATCGAGAAGAACCCCGATCATTTAAAGAGACTGGGCCAAATTCATCATATCCATTCTATCATCGGTAGCGGTTTAGACCAAGACACTCTGCTTCAGGCAGGAATCGAAGGGACTGACGCGTTTGTCGCAGCCACACAAGGGGACAATACTAACCTAATGGCTGCCCAAATGGTGCAAGACCTATGGAATGTGCAAAAGATCTGCGCTAAGGTGAATGATGCTATCCGAGCCGATACTTATCGGAAACTGGGCGTATTCACTGTAACTCCAAATGCTCTCACAGCCGGCTTACTTCATACCTGGCTGCTGGATGAAGAATTCAAAAACATTAATGAATACAATCGCCTGTACGAAGAATTGCTTCAATAAGGAAATTTAGATATGTATATAGTCATAGTTGGCGGGGGACACATAGGGTTTCATCTTTCAAAACATTTGAAAGAGGATGGCCACGAAGTAGTCATTCTTGAGAAGGATAAAACGCACGCGGCTTGGATGACAACGCAGCTTGGCGAAATCGTTGTTCATGGCGATGGCTGTGAAGCCCGTGTATTGCGGGAAGTCGGAGTTACCCGAGCGGACGTTTTTGTGGCAGTAACCGGTGATGACGAAGACAACCTCGTCGCCTGCCAAACCGCTAAGTTTTACTTTATGGTAAAGCGCACCATCGCTAGAGTGGTTGACCCTCGACACGCAGCGCTATTCGAGCGACTTGGCGTTGACGGCACGGTCAGCGGCACTCAGCTTATCTACAATATCATCGATCAGGAAATTGAGACCGGCAAAGTTATTCCTATCGGCGCTCTGAAAAAGGGCAATATTGAAGTGGTGGAAGTCCAGATTAGTCCTCTTTCGCCTGCCCTCGGCAAAAAAGTGCGCGAACTCGAATTGCCTGAGAAAGCCAAAGCGCTTATCGTTTGCGTCATTCGAGAAGAGCAAGCCGCTCTCGTAACTGGTGATACCGAATTTCATGAGGGTGATATTGTTGTTGCGCTCGTGGCCACTGACGAAGAAGCCACTTTACGGGATGCGCTAGCTCCCTCCATGGATCACGCCAGGTAAGGCGGATACGTATAGAAATTATGCTCTTCAACTTGAAGAGCAGAGTTATCCGTTAACTATCGAATCATCGAGCAGACCGAGAAGGAAAATACCTATGGCTAAGCGTGGAACGGTGCAAGTTGCTCTCATCTTTCCTGACAAGGATACCATCCAAAAATACTACAAAGGCCTGATTTTCCTCGCTGCTCGAACTTGCTATAGCGAAACCTCGCCTCAGCAGATTTGGGACGAATATTTGAGCGACCAAACTCCCCCCGATAAAGTTCTCGGCATAATCGAGCATGTAATAGATTCCGGCCACCATAGCACTATCGAGCATATCAATTTCACTTTTGCCATCTCCGGAGTAAGCCGCGCGCTGACTCATCAACTTGTTCGCCATCGTATCGGAGTCGCCTTTGACCAGCAAAGCCAGCGCTATGTTAAGTACAAAGACCCTCACTATGTTGTGCCTCCTACGATTGAAGCCAACCCTGAAGCTTTTGCCGAATACGAACGGTTTAGAGATTTAAGCGAAGAAATCTATGATCATTTCTTGGAACTGGGTGTCCCCGCTGAGGATGCGCGTTTCGTCTTCCCAAACGGAGTTGCCACCAATTTAATTATGACAGTGAACCTGCGAGAGCTGCTCCACATGTCCGGATTAAGGCTGTGCACTCTAGCTCAATGGGAGATCCGCAACCTGTTCAAATGCATTCGCAAAGAGCTAATGACTGCTGATCCCTATTTCGGCAAAATGCTGGTTCCCAAATGTGTAACGCTAGGCTATTGCGATGAAAAGCGAAACGAAGATGAACACTGCCGCATCCGCCCTCATAAAAACACCGTTTTCAAAGTCTACCAAGACTATAAATCCGGCAAATTGAGTTATTAAGAAGGCGAAGGGGACAACAGGGCTAATAGCTGAAAGTTAAATCATAAGGATGGTAACACTAATATGGATATTCCCGGGCTGGAACCGGCGCTTTATCATAGTAATATCCTCGATTATCGCCGTGCGATAGTTGTTTGGCGGCCTCGGCAAGCAGTTGTTACGGACCGGCTGCCGGTTCTTTATTTGCTGCATGGTGTGACTGGGGACGAATGGGACTGGATTGCTAAAGGCAATGCCCCACAAACGATTCAACTCCTAATCGATGAAGGCATTCTACCGCCGATGATGTTGGTCAGCGTCAATGACGGTCTCTATAAAGCAGGAACCGGATATCTCAATTGGGCAGACGGCAGCGGGCAATTTGAGGATAATTTTATCGAAGAGTTGATTCCCCACGTCGACCAGACCTGGGCGACCATTGATAATCTCAAAGCCCGATGGATTGGAGGGTTATCGATGGGAGGCTATGGAGCCACTCACCTCGGGTGGAACCATCCTCACCTTTTCGGCGCTATCTTTGCGCTAAGCAGCGTACTCAACGCATCTTTCATGGAACCACAACCAAAACAAGTCTTCAATGACCAGGATGATATGGATTCGCATTGGCCTTTGAAGTTGGCTTCCCATCTACCGGCTGAATCGAAACTCCCCTACTATCTTTCATGCGGGACTGATGACGGATTTATCGAAGACAATCGAAAGATGGCTCGAGTTCTGGGCGAATCTCACTATCCCA is from bacterium and encodes:
- a CDS encoding alpha/beta hydrolase-fold protein, translated to MDIPGLEPALYHSNILDYRRAIVVWRPRQAVVTDRLPVLYLLHGVTGDEWDWIAKGNAPQTIQLLIDEGILPPMMLVSVNDGLYKAGTGYLNWADGSGQFEDNFIEELIPHVDQTWATIDNLKARWIGGLSMGGYGATHLGWNHPHLFGAIFALSSVLNASFMEPQPKQVFNDQDDMDSHWPLKLASHLPAESKLPYYLSCGTDDGFIEDNRKMARVLGESHYPKFVYEEFPGGHSWDFWSTHLNNAICYLVKITDFNFVSV
- the thyX gene encoding FAD-dependent thymidylate synthase, giving the protein MAKRGTVQVALIFPDKDTIQKYYKGLIFLAARTCYSETSPQQIWDEYLSDQTPPDKVLGIIEHVIDSGHHSTIEHINFTFAISGVSRALTHQLVRHRIGVAFDQQSQRYVKYKDPHYVVPPTIEANPEAFAEYERFRDLSEEIYDHFLELGVPAEDARFVFPNGVATNLIMTVNLRELLHMSGLRLCTLAQWEIRNLFKCIRKELMTADPYFGKMLVPKCVTLGYCDEKRNEDEHCRIRPHKNTVFKVYQDYKSGKLSY
- a CDS encoding TrkA family potassium uptake protein, with product MKVIVFGCGRTGSTLALLMDKAGHNVTMIEKNPDHLKRLGQIHHIHSIIGSGLDQDTLLQAGIEGTDAFVAATQGDNTNLMAAQMVQDLWNVQKICAKVNDAIRADTYRKLGVFTVTPNALTAGLLHTWLLDEEFKNINEYNRLYEELLQ
- a CDS encoding flavin reductase family protein, which encodes MNKRIIQPLRPVHPSPAALITSVSDDGRTNILTLGEVFNISIRNPVIVGIAIAKPRYSHELISATREYVINLPTAAMVEKVDRCGNTSGREIDKFAAFGLTPVPAQKVRPPLIAECPINLECRVIGIQEIGDHDLFLGEVLVEHVAEEALDEKDRILVGMLDPLCYLHGEYWSCGEKLGKHGFTVR
- a CDS encoding NAD-binding protein; the protein is MYIVIVGGGHIGFHLSKHLKEDGHEVVILEKDKTHAAWMTTQLGEIVVHGDGCEARVLREVGVTRADVFVAVTGDDEDNLVACQTAKFYFMVKRTIARVVDPRHAALFERLGVDGTVSGTQLIYNIIDQEIETGKVIPIGALKKGNIEVVEVQISPLSPALGKKVRELELPEKAKALIVCVIREEQAALVTGDTEFHEGDIVVALVATDEEATLRDALAPSMDHAR